One window of Trifolium pratense cultivar HEN17-A07 linkage group LG5, ARS_RC_1.1, whole genome shotgun sequence genomic DNA carries:
- the LOC123886058 gene encoding agamous-like MADS-box protein AGL62: MSGGKKTRGRQKIEIKKISNERSMQVAFSKRRNGLFQKAYELFTLCGAYVALIIFSPSGKVFSFGNPDLYTVIDRYFSRVPPVNNNIRQFIEGFPSTNVRDLNAQLTQANDALDREKKRGDDLSHICKMIEDPSWWASPIDEMNKDQLELLKKALEELNKNVAEPADRLEILGAPAQTQQAQMSPPHVFQNPMGGGGGENGPS; this comes from the coding sequence ATGTCAGGCGGAAAGAAAACCCGAGGTCGTCAAAAGATTGAAATCAAAAAGATAAGCAATGAAAGAAGCATGCAAGTTGCCTTCTCAAAGCGCCGTAATGGGCTCTTCCAGAAAGCTTATGAGCTTTTCACTCTCTGTGGGGCATATGTTGCTCTAATTATATTTTCACCTAGTGGGAAGGTTTTTTCCTTTGGTAACCCCGATCTTTATACGGTCATAGATCGTTATTTCTCACGGGTCCCACCTGTAAACAACAACATTAGGCAATTCATTGAGGGTTTTCCTAGCACCAACGTGCGCGACCTCAATGCTCAGTTGACTCAGGCCAATGATGCACTAGATCGCGAAAAAAAGCGTGGCGATGATCTAAGTCATATTTGCAAGATGATTGAGGATCCATCTTGGTGGGCTTCACCCATTGACGAGATGAACAAGGATCAACTTGAATTGTTGAAGAAGGCTTTGGAGGAGCTGAATAAAAATGTTGCTGAACCAGCTGATAGGCTTGAAATCCTGGGTGCTCCTGCCCAAACTCAACAGGCTCAAATGTCTCCACCACATGTTTTTCAGAATCCtatgggaggaggaggaggagaaaaTGGACCCTCCTGA